The Deinococcus seoulensis genome has a segment encoding these proteins:
- a CDS encoding type I restriction-modification system subunit M, translating to MNEPTTRIQQVEINNVLWRACDTFRGTIDASEYKNYILTMLFLKYISDVWADHYAKLREEYGDDDQRIRRRLERERFVLPQGTSYYDLYDARGEDDLGERINKALEAIEDANKTKLAGVFRNIDFNSEANLGRTKDRNGRLRKLLEDFADPRLDLSPMRIGNLDVIGNAYEYLIGKFAAGAGKKAGEFYTPPEVSELLAELVNPQPGDRICDPTCGSGSLLIRAGDQLRKRGVTNFRLLGQEANGSTWALAKMNMFLHDVDGARIEWGDTIREPKLLEDDQLMKFEVVVANPPFSLDKWGADDVEGDPYKRFWRGVPPKDKGDFAFISHMIETTTSDGRVGVVVPHGALFRGGSEGQIRQQLIDENLVDAIVGLPVNLFYGTGIPAVIMVLKKSKDDNSIVFIDASREFESNKSKNRLRADGIEKIVSAYISRSNIEGFCEVANTTVVKENNYNLTINKYVSVLEEVVDYDILEIEGEILELESQLNTIRQNIKTVLKELEHGN from the coding sequence ATGAACGAACCAACCACCCGAATTCAGCAAGTGGAAATCAACAACGTCCTGTGGCGCGCTTGCGACACCTTCCGCGGTACCATCGACGCCAGCGAGTACAAGAACTATATCCTGACGATGCTGTTCCTGAAGTACATCAGCGACGTCTGGGCCGATCACTACGCGAAACTCAGAGAGGAGTACGGCGACGATGACCAGCGCATCCGCCGCCGCCTGGAGCGCGAGCGGTTCGTGCTGCCTCAAGGCACCAGCTACTACGACCTGTACGACGCCCGCGGTGAGGACGACCTCGGCGAGCGCATCAACAAGGCCCTCGAAGCGATCGAGGACGCCAACAAGACCAAGCTGGCTGGGGTGTTCCGCAACATCGACTTCAACAGCGAAGCTAACCTCGGCCGCACCAAGGACCGCAATGGCCGCCTGCGCAAGCTGCTCGAGGACTTCGCCGACCCACGCCTCGATCTCAGCCCAATGCGGATCGGAAACCTCGACGTGATCGGCAACGCCTACGAGTACCTGATCGGCAAGTTCGCTGCTGGCGCCGGCAAGAAAGCCGGAGAGTTCTACACGCCGCCGGAAGTTTCAGAACTTCTCGCCGAGCTGGTGAACCCGCAGCCAGGCGACCGGATCTGCGACCCAACCTGCGGCAGTGGCTCGCTGCTGATCCGCGCTGGCGATCAGCTGCGCAAGCGCGGCGTCACCAACTTCCGCCTGCTGGGGCAGGAAGCGAACGGCAGCACGTGGGCGCTCGCGAAGATGAACATGTTCTTGCACGACGTCGACGGCGCGCGCATTGAGTGGGGCGACACCATCCGCGAGCCGAAGCTGCTCGAGGACGACCAGCTGATGAAGTTCGAGGTCGTCGTCGCGAACCCGCCGTTCTCGCTCGACAAGTGGGGTGCGGACGACGTTGAGGGTGACCCGTACAAGCGCTTCTGGCGCGGAGTTCCGCCTAAAGATAAGGGAGATTTTGCCTTTATTAGCCACATGATTGAAACCACAACGTCAGATGGACGCGTAGGGGTTGTTGTGCCTCATGGAGCACTCTTTAGGGGTGGCAGCGAGGGACAAATCCGTCAGCAGCTTATTGATGAAAACTTGGTCGATGCAATTGTGGGTCTGCCTGTCAACCTGTTTTACGGGACTGGAATTCCTGCCGTCATCATGGTACTGAAGAAATCAAAAGATGATAACTCCATTGTATTTATTGATGCAAGTCGGGAATTTGAAAGCAATAAGTCAAAGAATAGGCTTCGCGCGGATGGGATCGAAAAAATTGTGTCCGCATACATTTCTCGTTCCAACATTGAAGGATTTTGCGAAGTAGCGAACACTACCGTAGTCAAGGAGAATAACTACAATCTTACGATAAATAAGTATGTCTCTGTCTTGGAAGAGGTAGTGGATTACGATATTTTAGAGATTGAGGGAGAGATATTGGAGTTAGAATCACAACTTAACACAATACGACAAAATATTAAGACTGTTCTAAAGGAGTTGGAGCATGGAAATTAA
- a CDS encoding type I restriction endonuclease subunit R, producing MPVTTPAARPSDYLEDLVSILPAVQLMQNLGYTYLTPADTVRLRGGKRGRVVLTEVLREQLAKLNSFEFRGARHAFSPVNIDRAVDAIAAMPYEALLTTAEKQHDLLTLGIGLEETVDGYTRSFQLQYVDWERPERNAYHVTDEFEVERQRSTSTRRPDVVVFVNGLPLVVIECKRPDIKLAVKEAISQHLRNQKPGEIPELFTTAQLLFAVAQNAAQYATTATPAKYWSVWKEEGDHEKELLDLVNRPLSNKQKEKMFSEREGWLRVRAEELWAAGQRLPTAQDRLLHGLLRPERLLEFVRGYVLFDGKIKKVARHQQFFAIKATVNRVKTLRADGSRQGGVVWHTTGSGKSLTMVMLGKTIALDRELPHPKIVLVTDRVDLDKQIHRTFKATGKSVARAGSGKHLLELLSGKAAEKPDVITTIGKKFESLTREKFIFDARDVFVLVDESHRSQYGKTAALMENVLPRACYIGFTGTPLLKAQKSTAAKYGGFIHTYTMRQAVEDEAVVPLRYEGRMSELRGDQVNLDKWFDRITKGLTDPQKADLKRRFQREEELLNAEQRMAEVAYDIGQHFKLHFAGTPFKGQFAVSSKAAALKYKKLFEGFGDVRVEVVISAPDTRGEHETVDDEDTPEVQVFWKGVMAKYGSEEAYLDGVISAFDSDDGPDILIVVDKLLTGFDVPRNAVLYLDKRLREHNILQAIARVNRLYDGKDAGLVVDYRGVFGALNEALDTYAALEAQGFDREDIDGSLTDVKEEIAKLASRHADVWRVFNGVENKRDSEAMQQHLGLQDVREEFYRTLTAFAKTLQLALGHAPWHSDTPEERQRTYTNDLKFFLNLRAAVKQRYGESVDYSAFEAQLRNLVNRYVGAEEVKTIVEPVSIFNVPSFEQELDEIEGEAAKADAIASRVKRTLTERMEEDPALYKRLGQMIEEAIEEHRARRLSDAEYLQRMLDLLDTTRNSGASGGPNTLQGREEARAYYGVLKEHLELPDERLAKLAIDMELTLAARKIRDWTTDPDVHKAMLNDLDDLLYALKKEDVNLDFKQMDEITHQVLGVAQARER from the coding sequence ATGCCTGTGACTACCCCCGCCGCTCGTCCGAGCGACTACCTCGAGGACCTCGTCAGCATCCTGCCGGCCGTGCAGCTGATGCAGAACCTCGGGTACACGTACCTCACGCCCGCCGACACCGTGCGCCTGCGCGGTGGGAAGCGCGGGCGGGTGGTGCTGACCGAGGTACTGCGCGAGCAGCTGGCGAAGCTTAATTCGTTCGAGTTCCGCGGCGCTCGGCATGCGTTCAGTCCGGTGAACATCGACCGGGCGGTGGACGCCATCGCCGCGATGCCGTACGAAGCGCTGCTGACCACCGCGGAGAAGCAGCATGACCTGCTGACGCTCGGCATTGGCCTCGAGGAAACCGTCGACGGGTACACCCGCAGCTTCCAGCTGCAATACGTCGACTGGGAGCGCCCGGAGCGCAACGCGTACCACGTGACGGACGAGTTCGAGGTGGAGCGGCAGCGCAGCACCAGCACCCGCCGGCCGGACGTGGTGGTGTTCGTGAACGGCCTGCCGCTCGTGGTGATCGAGTGCAAACGCCCGGATATCAAGCTCGCCGTGAAAGAAGCGATCAGTCAGCACCTGCGCAACCAGAAGCCGGGGGAGATCCCGGAGCTGTTCACCACCGCGCAGCTGCTGTTCGCGGTGGCGCAGAACGCCGCGCAGTACGCGACGACCGCGACGCCCGCCAAATACTGGTCGGTGTGGAAGGAGGAAGGCGACCACGAGAAGGAACTGCTCGACCTGGTGAACCGACCGCTCAGCAACAAACAAAAGGAGAAAATGTTCTCCGAGCGTGAAGGCTGGCTGCGCGTCCGCGCGGAGGAACTGTGGGCGGCCGGGCAGCGCCTGCCGACCGCGCAGGACCGACTGCTGCACGGCTTGCTGCGGCCCGAGCGGCTGCTGGAGTTCGTACGCGGGTACGTGCTGTTCGACGGGAAGATCAAGAAGGTCGCGCGGCATCAGCAGTTCTTCGCGATCAAGGCGACCGTGAACCGCGTGAAGACCCTGCGCGCTGATGGGTCGCGGCAGGGCGGGGTGGTGTGGCACACGACCGGCAGCGGAAAGTCCCTGACGATGGTGATGCTCGGCAAAACCATCGCGCTGGACAGGGAATTGCCGCACCCGAAGATCGTCCTGGTCACCGACCGCGTCGACCTCGACAAGCAGATCCACCGGACCTTCAAGGCGACGGGGAAGAGCGTCGCGCGCGCCGGCAGCGGCAAGCACCTGCTGGAGCTGCTGTCCGGCAAGGCGGCCGAGAAGCCTGACGTCATCACGACGATCGGGAAGAAGTTCGAGTCGCTGACTCGCGAGAAGTTCATTTTCGACGCACGCGACGTGTTCGTCCTGGTCGACGAAAGTCACCGCAGCCAGTACGGCAAGACCGCGGCGCTGATGGAAAACGTCCTGCCGCGCGCCTGCTACATCGGCTTCACCGGTACGCCGCTGCTCAAGGCGCAGAAGAGCACCGCCGCGAAGTACGGCGGGTTCATCCACACCTACACCATGCGCCAGGCGGTGGAGGACGAGGCGGTCGTACCGCTGCGCTACGAGGGTCGCATGAGCGAGCTGCGTGGCGACCAGGTGAACCTCGACAAGTGGTTCGACCGCATCACCAAGGGCCTCACCGATCCGCAGAAAGCCGACCTGAAGCGCAGGTTCCAGCGTGAAGAGGAGCTGTTGAACGCCGAGCAGCGCATGGCGGAAGTCGCGTACGACATCGGGCAGCACTTCAAGCTGCACTTCGCCGGCACGCCCTTCAAAGGGCAGTTCGCGGTGAGCAGCAAGGCCGCCGCGCTGAAGTACAAGAAACTGTTCGAGGGCTTCGGGGACGTACGGGTCGAGGTGGTGATCAGCGCTCCCGACACCCGTGGCGAGCACGAGACGGTCGATGACGAGGACACCCCGGAAGTTCAGGTGTTCTGGAAGGGGGTGATGGCGAAGTACGGCAGCGAGGAAGCCTACCTCGACGGCGTGATCAGCGCCTTTGACAGCGACGACGGTCCGGACATCCTGATCGTCGTGGACAAGCTGCTGACCGGCTTCGACGTGCCTCGCAACGCCGTGCTGTACCTCGACAAGCGGTTGCGCGAGCACAACATCCTGCAGGCGATCGCGCGCGTGAACCGCCTGTACGACGGCAAGGACGCCGGCCTGGTGGTGGATTACCGCGGGGTGTTCGGCGCGCTGAACGAGGCCCTCGACACCTACGCCGCCCTCGAAGCGCAGGGCTTCGACCGGGAGGACATCGACGGCTCCCTCACCGACGTCAAAGAGGAGATCGCGAAGCTCGCGTCACGTCACGCAGACGTCTGGCGGGTCTTCAACGGCGTCGAGAACAAGCGTGACAGCGAGGCGATGCAGCAGCACTTGGGGCTGCAGGACGTCCGCGAGGAGTTCTACCGCACCCTGACCGCCTTCGCGAAGACCCTGCAACTCGCCCTCGGGCACGCTCCGTGGCACAGCGACACGCCTGAAGAGCGCCAGCGGACGTACACGAACGACTTGAAGTTCTTTTTGAACCTGCGCGCGGCGGTGAAGCAGCGGTACGGGGAAAGTGTCGACTACAGCGCCTTCGAAGCGCAGCTGCGCAACCTGGTGAATCGCTACGTCGGCGCCGAGGAAGTCAAGACCATCGTCGAGCCGGTCAGCATCTTCAACGTTCCCAGCTTCGAGCAGGAACTCGACGAGATCGAAGGGGAGGCTGCCAAGGCGGACGCGATCGCCTCGCGGGTGAAGCGCACCTTGACTGAGCGGATGGAGGAGGATCCGGCGCTGTACAAGCGGCTCGGGCAGATGATCGAGGAAGCGATCGAGGAGCATCGTGCCCGGCGCCTCAGCGACGCCGAGTACCTGCAGCGGATGCTCGACCTGCTCGACACCACCCGCAACAGCGGCGCGAGCGGCGGGCCGAATACTTTGCAGGGTCGCGAGGAGGCCCGCGCGTACTACGGCGTGCTGAAAGAGCACCTGGAACTGCCCGACGAGCGGCTCGCGAAGCTCGCGATCGACATGGAGCTCACGCTAGCCGCGCGGAAGATCCGCGACTGGACAACTGACCCCGACGTACACAAGGCGATGCTCAATGACCTCGACGATCTGCTGTACGCCCTCAAGAAGGAGGACGTGAACCTCGACTTCAAACAGATGGACGAGATCACCCACCAGGTGCTGGGGGTTGCGCAGGCGCGGGAACGTTGA
- a CDS encoding M48 family metallopeptidase, whose product MQLDVQYGRTRVNFTLRYARRKTLAIHVHPSGEVEVVAPEGTSVDAARARVARRAAWIVQQQRTFAQYPPPLSAREYVSGETLRYLGRQYRLRIEEGAEHIALRHGRLVVTLPDTRDAQLRAALVERWRRARADFVFREVYARALQLVEPIGIKHERGVEIRRLEKRWGSCSRSGRILLNGQLIAAPRVCIEYVIVHELCHLAEHHHGPAFYRLLTTVLPDWEARRDTLNRLVELPA is encoded by the coding sequence ATGCAGCTGGACGTGCAGTACGGCCGCACCCGCGTGAACTTCACGCTGCGTTACGCGCGCCGCAAGACCCTCGCGATTCACGTGCACCCCAGCGGTGAGGTGGAGGTCGTCGCGCCTGAAGGCACCAGCGTCGACGCCGCGCGCGCACGGGTCGCGCGGCGCGCCGCGTGGATCGTACAGCAGCAACGGACCTTCGCGCAGTACCCACCCCCCTTGAGTGCGCGTGAGTACGTGTCGGGGGAGACGCTGCGGTACCTCGGCCGGCAATACCGCCTGCGGATCGAAGAGGGCGCCGAGCACATCGCACTGCGGCACGGCCGCCTCGTCGTCACGCTCCCGGATACGCGAGACGCCCAGCTGCGAGCCGCGCTCGTGGAACGCTGGCGGCGCGCCCGGGCGGACTTCGTGTTCAGGGAAGTGTACGCGCGGGCGCTGCAGCTCGTCGAGCCGATCGGAATCAAGCACGAGCGCGGTGTGGAGATCCGCCGCCTGGAGAAACGCTGGGGCAGCTGCAGCCGCAGCGGGCGAATCCTGCTGAACGGCCAGCTGATCGCCGCGCCGCGTGTCTGCATCGAGTATGTGATCGTGCACGAACTGTGCCACCTCGCCGAGCACCACCACGGCCCCGCCTTCTACCGCCTGCTCACCACCGTCCTGCCTGACTGGGAAGCGCGCCGCGACACGCTGAACCGCCTCGTCGAACTGCCCGCCTGA
- a CDS encoding N-6 DNA methylase, which produces MQSTLTNATFWPIFDELRGALPAPYTHAVPTIGALALLHAGAQYREVFASLGVTFDEDLGHTLQDLQFTPRAFSDALKRVANVNKTLSDLPQLSETSRLPEHLLPRLNLGVGKVIARAALLAPDLAGLLSVGVAYTELLEQLARDGKYGGGESSTPASLAELLIDLLEVQPGMRVLDPTLGNAHIFVALARRLRGEGHDANSVEYVGQEINLSATLTAKVHLLLNGVSRFTVHHGNVLTEPKTALGAFDRVLADPPFGMIAQHVATRVEQDPRFVLSGNRMPRSAEWLFMQHGLTALKPGGRAAFVTAHGPLFRAGTEEQIRSAFSSSGWLSAVIALPSALYANTGLPVAVTIFERPAPDGRKQQDVVMIDASLRGTKEGRLQTLGAATRKELATLVKERRDQEELSRVVTPAEIHANAEAWQPNQYISKPAEDERSLNSIRADLEAAQMRLQQAETRLHKAFATLDNH; this is translated from the coding sequence ATGCAAAGCACCCTGACGAACGCGACGTTCTGGCCGATCTTCGATGAGCTGCGCGGCGCCCTTCCCGCGCCCTACACCCACGCGGTGCCCACCATCGGCGCCCTCGCACTGCTACACGCCGGCGCGCAGTACCGTGAGGTCTTCGCGTCGCTCGGCGTGACCTTCGACGAGGACCTCGGGCATACCCTGCAGGACCTGCAGTTCACCCCGCGCGCGTTCAGCGACGCTCTCAAACGCGTCGCGAACGTCAACAAAACGCTGTCGGACCTTCCGCAGCTGTCCGAAACGAGTCGGCTGCCCGAGCACCTGCTGCCCCGCCTGAACCTCGGGGTCGGCAAGGTGATCGCCCGCGCGGCGCTCCTCGCCCCTGACCTCGCCGGCCTCCTCAGCGTCGGCGTGGCTTACACCGAGCTGCTAGAGCAGCTCGCCCGCGATGGCAAGTACGGCGGTGGTGAGTCAAGCACGCCCGCCAGCCTCGCCGAACTGCTGATCGACCTGCTCGAAGTGCAACCTGGAATGCGCGTGCTCGACCCCACCCTCGGCAACGCCCACATCTTCGTGGCGCTCGCCCGCCGCTTGAGAGGAGAAGGTCACGACGCGAACAGCGTCGAGTACGTCGGCCAGGAGATCAACCTCTCCGCGACGCTCACCGCCAAGGTCCACCTGCTGCTCAATGGCGTTTCGCGTTTCACGGTGCATCACGGCAACGTACTCACCGAACCGAAGACCGCCTTGGGCGCTTTCGACCGCGTGCTCGCCGACCCGCCCTTCGGGATGATCGCCCAGCACGTCGCGACGCGCGTCGAGCAGGACCCGCGGTTCGTGCTGAGCGGCAACCGCATGCCCCGCTCGGCCGAGTGGCTGTTCATGCAGCACGGCCTGACCGCCCTAAAGCCCGGCGGTCGAGCGGCCTTCGTCACCGCGCACGGCCCGCTGTTCCGCGCGGGCACCGAAGAGCAGATCCGCTCCGCCTTCTCCAGTAGCGGCTGGCTGAGCGCCGTGATTGCCCTGCCGAGCGCGCTGTATGCCAACACCGGCCTGCCGGTCGCCGTGACCATCTTCGAGCGTCCCGCACCCGATGGCCGAAAGCAACAGGACGTCGTGATGATCGACGCCAGCTTGCGCGGAACCAAGGAAGGTCGTCTGCAGACCCTCGGCGCCGCCACCCGCAAGGAGCTGGCGACACTGGTGAAGGAGCGGCGCGATCAAGAAGAGCTCTCGCGCGTCGTGACCCCCGCCGAGATCCACGCGAACGCCGAGGCGTGGCAACCCAACCAGTACATCAGCAAGCCCGCCGAGGACGAGCGCAGCCTGAACAGCATCCGCGCTGATCTGGAAGCTGCGCAAATGCGCCTGCAGCAGGCCGAAACGCGCTTGCACAAGGCGTTCGCGACCCTCGACAATCACTGA
- a CDS encoding restriction endonuclease subunit S yields MEIKSKRGVKLVEILMSRNVRLSQTESLRLYSLTIENGITPKSERYDREHLVKDVKEKKYKIVKPNDIVYNPANLRWGAIAISRENCDVLVSPIYEVLSVVSDNNPRYVYYAVSEPRQIKRFASMIEGTVVERMAVKLEAFLKTTISLPSRETQDSIVHTIDTWDGVISVAENLLKAKRKRWSYLARKMIKNPINNPYNWEIVALSELFERVKTKNTLGNDNVLTISGSLGLVSQVEYFNKSVASSDLTGYYFIKRGDFAYNKSYSNGYPYGAIKRLDRYDCGIVSSLYICLRPKNNQCHSDYFMHYFEAGLLNSEVAEIAREGARNHGLLNVGVKDFFSLKVCVPPIEYQEKIASVLTKANEEIEILEKYLDLLKKQRQGLVADLVYNRRVVNI; encoded by the coding sequence ATGGAAATTAAATCAAAAAGGGGGGTCAAGCTAGTAGAGATTCTTATGAGTAGAAACGTCAGGCTTTCGCAGACAGAATCACTTCGATTGTACTCCCTTACAATCGAGAATGGTATTACTCCCAAGAGTGAGAGGTATGATAGGGAACATCTGGTTAAAGATGTGAAAGAAAAAAAGTATAAGATAGTTAAGCCGAATGACATTGTGTATAATCCAGCAAATTTGAGATGGGGGGCAATAGCAATATCAAGAGAAAACTGTGATGTCCTCGTATCTCCAATTTATGAAGTTCTATCAGTGGTTTCTGATAATAATCCCCGTTATGTTTATTACGCGGTATCGGAGCCCAGACAAATTAAAAGATTTGCTTCTATGATTGAAGGCACAGTTGTCGAAAGAATGGCCGTCAAATTAGAGGCATTCTTAAAGACTACTATATCACTCCCTTCGAGAGAAACACAAGATTCAATTGTTCATACTATAGACACGTGGGACGGCGTGATCAGTGTTGCTGAAAATTTATTAAAAGCAAAACGAAAAAGGTGGAGCTATCTAGCAAGGAAAATGATTAAAAATCCTATCAATAATCCATATAATTGGGAGATAGTCGCACTCAGCGAACTCTTTGAAAGAGTAAAAACAAAAAATACTCTAGGCAACGACAATGTGTTAACAATTTCTGGCTCACTAGGGTTAGTCAGCCAAGTCGAATACTTTAATAAAAGCGTAGCTAGCTCGGATCTTACTGGCTACTACTTCATAAAACGCGGTGATTTTGCGTATAATAAGAGCTACTCCAACGGGTATCCATATGGAGCGATAAAGCGCCTTGATAGATATGATTGCGGTATTGTATCAAGTCTATATATCTGCTTAAGACCGAAAAACAATCAGTGCCACTCGGACTACTTTATGCACTACTTTGAAGCCGGCCTTCTTAATTCAGAAGTTGCAGAGATCGCGAGAGAAGGTGCGAGAAATCACGGCTTACTTAACGTGGGAGTAAAAGACTTTTTTAGCCTGAAAGTTTGCGTCCCTCCAATCGAATATCAAGAGAAAATTGCATCAGTGCTCACTAAAGCAAATGAGGAAATTGAGATTCTCGAGAAATACTTAGATCTTTTGAAAAAACAACGACAGGGACTAGTAGCCGATTTAGTTTACAACAGGCGAGTTGTAAACATATAA
- a CDS encoding restriction endonuclease subunit S has product MNEQTYQLSQLGKLSQGLSFSRYIKEGGQNVRILQVANLDGLDVRPRPEDRQEPLDPERAHAALVHPGQVLIALRTTSLKAAVVPHDLTNAIASNSLTVLEVNPNRADPYFLAGLLRSDVMQRRVAPLFTGVTVQGIPLSRFKDLTVQLPPLDKQRAFVEGFRAIDAYRQEAENVIRLRDEELNAMLRPYALEEHA; this is encoded by the coding sequence GTGAACGAGCAGACCTACCAGCTCAGCCAGCTCGGGAAGCTCAGCCAGGGGCTTTCCTTCTCCCGCTACATCAAGGAGGGCGGCCAGAACGTCCGCATCCTGCAGGTGGCGAACCTCGATGGCCTCGACGTTCGCCCGCGGCCCGAAGACCGGCAGGAACCACTCGACCCCGAACGCGCCCATGCCGCACTCGTCCATCCGGGGCAGGTGCTGATTGCCCTGCGGACCACTAGCCTCAAGGCGGCCGTGGTGCCGCACGACCTCACTAACGCGATCGCGAGCAACAGCCTCACCGTGCTCGAGGTAAACCCAAACCGCGCCGACCCGTACTTTCTCGCCGGACTGCTGCGCTCGGACGTCATGCAACGCCGCGTCGCGCCGCTATTCACCGGGGTCACCGTGCAAGGCATTCCGCTGTCGCGCTTCAAGGATCTCACGGTGCAGCTACCGCCGCTGGACAAGCAACGAGCGTTCGTTGAGGGCTTCCGCGCCATTGATGCGTACCGCCAGGAGGCCGAGAACGTCATCAGGCTGCGCGATGAGGAACTCAACGCCATGCTGCGCCCGTATGCCCTCGAGGAGCACGCCTGA
- a CDS encoding nitric oxide synthase oxygenase produces the protein MPAFVPRHDQAQREAEALEFLHLYHAETGQPGLRQRQAALYRDGHLTLSTQELTFGARVAWRNSTRCVGRLPWQTLRVNDLRHVTDHDGVFTHLLAHLHGTLNGGRILPTMSVFGPGVRIHNDQLIRYAGYRQPDGTVTGDPQNAALTEYLRGLGWPGGPGTPFDVLPLAIEAAGQVQLFELPPDAVHEVRIEHPTCPAIAGLGLRWHALPVISNMTLEVGGESFQAAPFNGWYLQTEIAARNLTDERRYDLLPAVAAALGLDTRTRRSLWVDRALLELNVAVLHSFDRDGVRIADHHAVTRQFRHFETLEARAGRSVRGRWSWLLPPMAPATTPLWDRAYDDTEVRPNFTAQQPVWQAARPGVCPFHP, from the coding sequence ATGCCAGCGTTCGTTCCGCGACATGATCAGGCGCAGCGTGAAGCCGAAGCGCTGGAATTCCTGCACCTGTACCACGCCGAGACCGGGCAACCCGGCCTGCGGCAACGGCAGGCAGCCCTGTACCGGGACGGTCACCTGACCCTGAGCACCCAGGAACTGACGTTCGGGGCGCGGGTGGCGTGGCGGAACAGTACCCGCTGCGTGGGCCGCCTGCCCTGGCAGACGCTGCGTGTGAACGACCTGCGGCACGTGACGGACCATGACGGGGTGTTCACGCACCTGCTCGCGCACCTGCACGGCACGCTGAACGGCGGGCGCATCCTGCCCACCATGAGCGTGTTCGGCCCCGGCGTGCGCATCCACAACGACCAGCTGATCCGCTACGCCGGGTACCGCCAGCCGGACGGCACGGTGACCGGCGACCCGCAGAACGCCGCGCTGACCGAGTACCTGCGCGGCCTGGGCTGGCCGGGCGGGCCGGGCACGCCCTTCGACGTGCTGCCGCTGGCCATCGAGGCGGCCGGGCAGGTGCAGCTGTTCGAGTTGCCGCCCGACGCAGTCCACGAGGTCCGCATCGAGCACCCGACCTGCCCGGCCATCGCGGGGCTTGGGCTGCGCTGGCACGCCCTGCCGGTCATCAGCAACATGACCCTGGAGGTGGGCGGCGAATCGTTCCAGGCTGCGCCGTTCAACGGCTGGTACCTGCAGACCGAGATTGCCGCCCGCAACCTGACCGACGAACGCCGCTACGACCTGCTGCCGGCCGTGGCTGCCGCGCTGGGCCTGGACACCCGCACGCGCCGCTCGCTGTGGGTGGACCGCGCACTGCTGGAACTGAACGTGGCGGTCCTGCACTCCTTCGACCGTGACGGCGTGCGCATCGCTGACCATCACGCGGTCACGCGGCAGTTCCGGCATTTCGAGACGCTGGAAGCCCGCGCCGGGCGCAGCGTGCGGGGCCGCTGGTCGTGGCTGCTGCCGCCGATGGCACCGGCCACCACGCCCCTGTGGGACCGCGCATACGACGACACGGAGGTCCGCCCGAACTTCACGGCCCAGCAGCCCGTGTGGCAGGCCGCACGCCCCGGCGTGTGCCCCTTCCATCCATAA